ACGAAGCCGAGAAGATCAAGGCCCAGCTGGAAGCTGCTGGCGCCCGCGTCGAACTCAAGTAAGTCCCCCCTACCGGGAGTGCAAGACCCCCAGCTGCGGCTGGGGGTTTTTTCGTGCCTGTCGGGCCGGAACAGCGCGGCGTGCCTCCAGGTCATCGGGCGCGCACTGGCCCGCGTGCCCGGCCTCCCGGGCGGCTGCAGTCCGGCGCAACAGGCCGCACGCGGTCCCCGCCGGGCCGGGGCGTGTGCTTCTCATGGACTGCCGTCTGTTTGAACACAGGCAGGACGCCGGGCTGCCAACGCCACGCCCGGCAGTCCGCGCTGCTCCCACGCTGCGGGGCCGCTCTCCAGGGCGCTCCGCTCGGATTGGACGGTTCCGGCAACCCATTCGATCTTCAACCGGACCTCCCCAGTGCCGGCCCGGCGAGGTACAGGGCGTGCAGGCGCACGTCGTCAGGCCAGCCCTGCACCTGAGCCTCGAAACGCGCGCGGTCGGCGGCGTACAGGGCGCGGGTGGCTTCCTCGTAACCGGGCAGGTCGCCCGCCATCACGCCCAGGAAACGGTCGGCGGCCGCCTGTGCCTGCGCGCGGCGTTCGCCGTCCGGGTCGGCCCTGCGGGCCTCGTCGATCAGGCGGCGCAGCGTGGCCGACGCCCCGCCCCGCTGGCGTTCCAGCCACTCCCAGTGGCGGGGCAGCAGCGAGACTTCACGCGAGACGACGCCCAGTTTCGGGCGACCCGGGCCTGTGCGGGGCGTTTCGGGTGCGTGGCGGGCCAGGACCTCATCCAGGGTGCCGCTCAGGTCGAAGTCCACGCTGCGGCCGGTGCGGTCGTCGAAGGTCAGCAGGCCCGCGCGCGGCCCGGCGTGCAGCAGGCTGAGGGTGTCCGCGAGGGGTGCGGTCAGGCGGCGGGTAGGTCCCTCAAAGGTGGTGAAGGTGGGTTCGGTATCCATGTCCGCATTTTACCCGGG
This is a stretch of genomic DNA from Deinococcus depolymerans. It encodes these proteins:
- a CDS encoding DUF2239 family protein translates to MDTEPTFTTFEGPTRRLTAPLADTLSLLHAGPRAGLLTFDDRTGRSVDFDLSGTLDEVLARHAPETPRTGPGRPKLGVVSREVSLLPRHWEWLERQRGGASATLRRLIDEARRADPDGERRAQAQAAADRFLGVMAGDLPGYEEATRALYAADRARFEAQVQGWPDDVRLHALYLAGPALGRSG